The genome window GAGATTTCCGGGGGCGAGTACTCGCGTCCATCCAGAATCACACGCACATCTCCATTGGGGGCTTTGGTGACTTTGTAGGGAACGCGGCTGATGGTGCGCTGAACTTCCGGATCATCGTACTTGCGCCCCATGAAGCGCTTGATGGAGAAAATGGTATTTTCGGGATTGATGATTGCCTGATTGCGCGCAGGGCGTCCAACCAAACGTTCGTGATTCTTGTTGTACGCCACCACCGAAGGTACCAGGCGCTCCCCTTCCGCCGAAGGGATGACGACCGGCTCACCGCCCATCATGACGGCTGCCACAGAGTTAGTAGTTCCCAGATCAATTCCAATGATTTTTCCCATGGTAAATTATGCCTCCTATCGCGCTACTCGCACCCTTGCGGGTCGTAAAACACGGTCTCCCAGTGTATAACCATCCTGTAAAACCTCGATAATCTGCCCGCTCTCATGCTCGGGGCTTTCCTCATACGTAATGGCTTCATGCCGCATGGGGTCGAACATTTCCTGCTCGGCAGGGATGCGCTGAATACCTTCGGCGTCCAGAATGCTTTGCAGTTTGCGGTAGATCAGTTCAATACCATCCGCCCAGGAAGCGGCTTCGCCATCTTTGGGGCGCATCTTCATGGCGCGACTCATATCGTCCAGAATGAGCAGGTATTTTTTGAGAATCTCGCCGGTAATATTCTGGGCAAGGGTTGCCTGCTCCCGCTCGATGCGCCGCTTGTAATTGGAAAAATCCGCCCGTTCGCGCGCCCAGCCCTCAATATACTCTTTTTGCTTGCCTTCCAGTTCGCGAATGTACTCCTCCAGGGCTTTGACCCGCTGGCGCAGGGCTTCAACCTCCTCTTTTAAAGCCTCTCGTTCTGCCGTCTCAGCGGTTTGGGCAACCTGTTCGGCATCAACTGAAGCGGCAGGTTGAGTTTCGGACACAACACTCTCCGCTTCGGGTTTGGTTTCTTCTTGTTTCACTGTTTTACTCCGTTTGCTCATGGTATCACCCACGCCAAAAGTTAGTTGGTGTGATTTTCATCCTCCACCAGCGTTTCAGCAACCAGATCGCTGAGCAATCCCGCCAGAAAACGCAGGGTGGAAATTGTCCGTCCATATGCCATGCGCATGGGCCCCAGCACTCCCAGGGTCCCCGTCGCCTGCCCCGGCACGCCATAACGGGTGAGAAGCAGGGAACTCTGCCGCAA of Anaerolinea thermophila UNI-1 contains these proteins:
- the grpE gene encoding nucleotide exchange factor GrpE, yielding MKQEETKPEAESVVSETQPAASVDAEQVAQTAETAEREALKEEVEALRQRVKALEEYIRELEGKQKEYIEGWARERADFSNYKRRIEREQATLAQNITGEILKKYLLILDDMSRAMKMRPKDGEAASWADGIELIYRKLQSILDAEGIQRIPAEQEMFDPMRHEAITYEESPEHESGQIIEVLQDGYTLGDRVLRPARVRVAR